The Alphaproteobacteria bacterium genome has a window encoding:
- a CDS encoding amino acid ABC transporter permease codes for MAAESENTAAGNIDLAPTKPPIWNDPVYRGIFFQVVVVAAVIGFGIYITNNTIENMAARGISSGFGFLETTAGFGILMSLVDWNEEMTYGWAFVVSILNTLLVSFIGIIFATILGFIIGVARLSANWLISRMAMVYIEIFRNIPLLLQIFFWYFAVLRALPQPRDSVSVMGDFFLNNRGVYVPRPIPEAGFDLVWISFFVGIAATIAISRWARKRQEATGQQFPTIWAGLALIIGLPIAVSAIMGFPLSFESPELKGFNFKGGLNLIPELVSLVLALSIYTASFIAEIVRAGIQAVSHGQTEAARSLGLRNSWTLRLVVIPQALRVIIPPLTSQYLNLTKNSSLAAAIAYPDLVLVFAGTVLMQTGQAVEVIAMTMAVYLTISLVISMFMNWYNKRIALVER; via the coding sequence ATGGCTGCCGAGAGCGAAAATACTGCCGCCGGCAATATCGATCTGGCGCCGACCAAGCCGCCGATATGGAACGACCCGGTCTATCGCGGCATCTTCTTCCAGGTCGTGGTCGTGGCCGCGGTTATCGGTTTCGGGATCTACATCACCAATAATACGATCGAGAATATGGCGGCCAGAGGCATATCCTCCGGCTTCGGATTTCTTGAGACCACGGCCGGTTTCGGGATCCTCATGTCGCTGGTCGATTGGAACGAGGAGATGACCTACGGGTGGGCCTTCGTCGTATCGATCCTGAACACGCTCCTGGTTTCGTTCATTGGCATAATCTTCGCCACTATTCTGGGCTTTATCATCGGTGTTGCGCGGCTGTCGGCGAATTGGCTGATCTCAAGAATGGCGATGGTCTATATCGAGATATTCCGCAATATTCCGCTTCTGCTGCAAATTTTCTTTTGGTATTTCGCCGTTTTGCGGGCGCTGCCGCAACCCCGGGACAGTGTTTCCGTCATGGGCGATTTCTTCCTCAACAACCGTGGTGTCTACGTTCCCAGGCCGATCCCGGAGGCCGGGTTCGATCTCGTATGGATTTCCTTTTTCGTCGGCATTGCGGCGACAATCGCCATCTCCAGGTGGGCGCGCAAACGGCAGGAGGCAACCGGCCAGCAGTTCCCGACGATTTGGGCCGGGCTGGCACTCATCATCGGGCTGCCGATCGCGGTGTCGGCCATCATGGGCTTTCCGCTTTCCTTCGAGTCGCCCGAATTGAAGGGGTTCAACTTCAAGGGCGGGCTCAACCTGATTCCGGAACTCGTGTCGCTCGTCCTGGCCTTGTCGATCTATACCGCATCGTTCATCGCAGAGATCGTTCGGGCCGGCATTCAGGCGGTGAGCCATGGCCAAACCGAGGCCGCGCGCTCGCTTGGCTTGCGGAATAGCTGGACGCTTCGCCTGGTCGTCATCCCTCAGGCGCTCCGGGTCATCATTCCGCCGCTGACCAGCCAATACCTGAATCTGACCAAGAATTCATCGCTGGCCGCGGCCATTGCCTATCCCGATCTGGTTCTGGTCTTTGCCGGAACGGTCTTGATGCAGACCGGGCAGGCGGTCGAGGTCATCGCCATGACGATGGCGGTCTACCTGACGATCAGCCTCGTCATTTCGATGTTCATGAACTGGTACAACAAGCGCATTGCGCTGGTGGAGCGATAG
- a CDS encoding transporter substrate-binding domain-containing protein, translating into MTNLKLLTAGAAVGVFALGTAAFADTLDDVKKKGFVQCGVSQGLPGFSNPDEKGDWTGIDVDVCRAVAAALFGDAGKVKYTPLSAKERFTALQSGEVDLLSRNTTWTLVRDSALGLDFVGVNYYDGQGFMVRKDLGVQSAKELGGATVCVNIGTTTELNLADYFRANDMEYTPVVFEKADEVVAAYDAGRCDVYTTDQSGLYAQRIKMANPDEHVVLPEVISKEPLGPVVRHGDNKWGDVVKWSLYAMLEGEELGLNSKNVESERSSTTDPGKKRFLGTEGDLGENLGLSADWAYNIIAQVGNYGESFDMNVGPDTALQIERGLNALWKDGGIQYSMPMR; encoded by the coding sequence ATGACAAATCTCAAACTCCTTACTGCTGGTGCGGCGGTCGGCGTGTTTGCGCTCGGCACCGCAGCGTTCGCCGATACGCTCGACGACGTGAAAAAGAAGGGCTTCGTCCAATGCGGCGTCAGCCAGGGACTGCCCGGCTTTTCGAATCCGGACGAAAAAGGCGATTGGACCGGGATCGACGTCGATGTGTGCCGTGCCGTTGCGGCCGCTCTATTTGGCGATGCCGGCAAGGTGAAGTACACGCCGTTGTCGGCCAAGGAGCGCTTTACCGCCCTGCAGTCCGGCGAGGTTGATTTGCTGTCGCGCAACACGACGTGGACGCTTGTCCGTGACAGCGCGCTGGGCCTCGATTTTGTCGGCGTGAACTACTACGACGGGCAGGGTTTCATGGTCCGCAAAGACCTTGGCGTGCAGAGCGCGAAGGAGCTCGGCGGCGCGACCGTGTGCGTCAATATCGGCACCACGACCGAACTCAACCTGGCCGACTATTTCCGTGCCAACGACATGGAATATACCCCGGTCGTTTTCGAGAAGGCTGACGAGGTTGTTGCGGCATACGATGCCGGCCGTTGCGACGTTTACACGACCGACCAATCCGGCCTCTATGCCCAGCGCATCAAGATGGCCAATCCGGATGAGCACGTGGTTCTGCCGGAAGTCATCTCGAAGGAGCCGCTTGGACCGGTCGTCCGTCATGGCGACAACAAGTGGGGCGACGTCGTGAAGTGGTCGCTCTATGCGATGCTCGAGGGCGAGGAACTCGGCCTCAACTCGAAGAATGTCGAGAGCGAGCGCAGTTCCACGACCGATCCCGGCAAGAAGCGCTTCCTCGGTACCGAAGGCGATCTTGGCGAAAATCTCGGCCTTAGCGCCGACTGGGCGTACAACATTATCGCGCAGGTCGGTAACTATGGCGAAAGCTTCGACATGAATGTCGGCCCCGACACGGCGCTCCAGATCGAACGCGGTCTGAACGCCTTGTGGAAAGACGGCGGCATCCAATACTCGATGCCGATGCGCTAG
- the metC gene encoding cystathionine beta-lyase: protein MKRDTDVIEGGRNPEDQKGAVNPATYRASTVTFPTLDAFAKAQHNRHNQFYYGRYGTPTTHALEDAIASLEGSGRTIAVGTGLGAITTAILSYCDSGDHVLVADNVYAPVRACCNRLLARLGVSVTFYDPMAPDALGTLVQANTKVLYIEAPGSLTFETPDVLALESAAKTAGLTTILDNTWATPYFYRPREIGIDVSVLSGTKYIGGHADLMLGLLTVPQDDFDKVRITANYLGNTPGPDDCYLALRGLRTLAVRLRQHQAAALRLAEWLAARPEVECVLHPAFPETPGHAFWKRDFGGSTGLFSIILKPCPEVAVAAMVDGLDLFAIGASWGGFESLMTLERPERSRTATEWRASGPVLRIHAGLEDADDLIEDLAAGFGRLNAAAG, encoded by the coding sequence ATGAAACGAGACACCGACGTCATCGAGGGTGGGCGCAACCCCGAGGACCAGAAAGGCGCCGTCAATCCGGCGACTTACCGGGCGTCGACCGTGACCTTTCCGACCCTTGACGCTTTCGCAAAAGCCCAACACAACCGGCACAACCAGTTCTATTACGGCCGTTACGGCACGCCGACGACCCATGCCCTGGAAGACGCCATCGCGAGCCTCGAAGGTAGCGGCAGAACGATAGCCGTCGGCACCGGGTTAGGCGCGATTACGACGGCGATACTGAGCTATTGCGATAGCGGCGACCATGTTCTGGTCGCCGATAACGTCTATGCACCGGTACGAGCCTGCTGCAATCGCCTGCTGGCGCGGTTGGGGGTGTCGGTTACCTTCTATGATCCGATGGCACCCGACGCCTTGGGCACGCTGGTGCAGGCGAATACAAAGGTGTTGTACATCGAAGCGCCGGGTTCCCTGACGTTCGAGACCCCTGACGTGCTCGCCCTTGAATCGGCCGCAAAAACCGCGGGATTGACGACCATTCTCGACAATACCTGGGCCACCCCCTACTTCTATCGGCCGCGCGAGATTGGGATCGACGTCTCGGTCCTCTCCGGGACCAAATATATCGGCGGCCATGCCGACCTGATGCTGGGATTGCTGACCGTTCCCCAGGATGATTTCGACAAGGTCCGGATAACGGCCAACTATCTTGGCAATACCCCCGGTCCGGACGATTGTTATTTGGCCCTTCGCGGCCTGCGGACCTTGGCGGTGCGCCTGCGACAACACCAGGCGGCCGCGCTCCGTCTTGCCGAATGGCTGGCCGCGCGTCCGGAAGTCGAATGCGTGCTGCATCCGGCGTTTCCAGAGACACCCGGCCACGCATTTTGGAAGCGCGATTTCGGCGGCTCGACGGGCTTGTTTTCCATCATCCTCAAGCCATGCCCAGAGGTCGCGGTTGCCGCCATGGTCGACGGGCTCGATCTATTTGCCATCGGCGCCAGTTGGGGCGGCTTCGAGAGCCTGATGACCCTTGAGCGGCCCGAAAGGTCCCGAACGGCCACCGAGTGGCGGGCATCGGGTCCGGTCCTTCGAATCCACGCCGGGCTGGAGGACGCCGACGATTTGATCGAGGATCTCGCCGCCGGATTCGGGCGCCTGAACGCGGCGGCAGGTTGA
- the hisI gene encoding phosphoribosyl-AMP cyclohydrolase encodes MAENNAIDAVIDALSFDDRGLIPAIAQQHDTGEVMMLAWMSRESIAETIRTGRACYWSRSRRRLWRKGENSGQIQSLKEFRYDCDGDTILLLVDQVGVACHTGRRNCFFNALRGGRIETIAEIVVDPADMYNE; translated from the coding sequence ATGGCGGAAAACAACGCCATCGATGCCGTGATCGACGCCCTGTCATTCGACGACCGCGGTCTCATTCCCGCGATCGCGCAACAACACGATACCGGCGAGGTTATGATGCTGGCCTGGATGAGCCGGGAATCGATCGCGGAAACCATTCGCACCGGTCGCGCCTGCTACTGGTCCCGGTCGCGCCGCCGATTGTGGCGCAAAGGCGAAAACTCGGGCCAAATCCAGTCATTGAAAGAATTTCGCTACGATTGCGACGGCGACACCATTCTGCTCCTTGTCGACCAGGTCGGGGTCGCCTGCCACACCGGACGCCGCAATTGTTTCTTCAATGCACTGCGCGGCGGACGCATCGAAACCATTGCGGAAATCGTCGTCGACCCCGCCGATATGTATAATGAATGA
- a CDS encoding DUF333 domain-containing protein, which translates to MYRALTALLTMLLLAACQDNGTMSPPSQSGTKMANPASVNCVEKGGKLDIETAGDGGQYGVCLFEDNRQCEEWALLRGECPDGGIKVTGYVTPAGRYCAIRGGVYSVTKEQGADGEQGNCRIPGGTVCDAQAYYDGTCP; encoded by the coding sequence ATGTATCGCGCGCTCACCGCCCTATTGACGATGCTGCTGCTGGCCGCCTGCCAGGATAACGGCACGATGTCGCCACCGTCCCAAAGCGGGACGAAGATGGCCAACCCGGCATCGGTCAATTGTGTTGAAAAGGGTGGCAAGCTTGATATCGAAACAGCCGGCGACGGCGGCCAATATGGCGTCTGCCTGTTCGAGGATAATCGTCAATGCGAGGAATGGGCGTTGCTGCGCGGGGAATGCCCCGACGGCGGCATCAAGGTGACCGGATACGTCACGCCGGCCGGTCGCTACTGTGCCATTCGCGGCGGGGTCTATAGCGTGACAAAGGAACAGGGCGCCGACGGTGAGCAGGGAAATTGCCGGATACCCGGCGGGACGGTATGCGATGCACAGGCCTACTATGACGGCACCTGTCCTTAG
- a CDS encoding peptidoglycan-binding protein, with protein sequence MAATIGWTSAAWADDEFTDCGQIGHSIASPFVQGRTQLSILNLNSTEAPICNLVEFRIAEVVKPPEIIKKDDVESRWWKENWGVYRCGEPVVYDVWYYEIGLGGVTFKAEPNKSPSPTFLDRLVTGKAEPLSPELMVTAKEEPAGGELSEEDLLVIARAAIAGKEVAKQIAAKEPTPEPATEAPPTEARPARRILEFKSPNFKGHDVCAVQRALIAEGLSVSVDGAYGPGMKKAVAKFQKKHGLKGTGVVTEKTRLVLAYGEAPQEDNSQPNGADDDAKQVKKSE encoded by the coding sequence ATGGCCGCTACAATTGGATGGACTTCTGCCGCTTGGGCCGACGATGAATTCACCGATTGCGGTCAAATCGGTCATTCGATTGCCTCGCCTTTCGTCCAGGGGCGCACGCAGCTCTCCATTCTCAATCTCAACAGCACCGAGGCGCCGATTTGCAATCTCGTAGAATTCCGCATCGCCGAAGTGGTCAAACCACCGGAGATCATCAAAAAGGATGATGTCGAGAGCCGATGGTGGAAGGAGAATTGGGGCGTTTACCGGTGCGGCGAGCCGGTGGTTTATGACGTCTGGTACTACGAAATCGGCTTGGGTGGCGTGACCTTCAAGGCTGAGCCCAACAAGAGCCCTTCGCCAACATTTCTCGATCGGCTGGTGACCGGCAAAGCCGAGCCCCTGTCACCGGAGTTGATGGTTACCGCCAAGGAAGAACCGGCTGGCGGCGAGCTCAGCGAAGAGGATTTGCTGGTTATTGCCAGGGCCGCGATCGCCGGCAAGGAGGTGGCCAAGCAGATTGCCGCCAAGGAACCCACGCCCGAACCGGCCACAGAAGCCCCGCCCACGGAAGCCCGGCCCGCGCGGCGAATCCTCGAGTTCAAGTCGCCAAACTTCAAGGGTCACGACGTGTGCGCCGTCCAGCGTGCGTTAATCGCCGAAGGCCTCTCGGTCAGCGTCGATGGCGCCTATGGCCCCGGAATGAAAAAGGCCGTGGCGAAGTTCCAAAAGAAGCACGGCCTCAAGGGTACCGGCGTGGTCACCGAGAAAACCCGCCTCGTGCTGGCCTATGGCGAAGCACCGCAGGAAGACAACAGTCAGCCGAACGGCGCAGACGACGATGCGAAGCAGGTCAAGAAATCCGAATAG
- a CDS encoding phenylacetate--CoA ligase — MVLALPESRDEIQKIQSARKKVAVENAKRAPFFCGKLDHIDVDRLDDPDEWRKIPILDKDMLRAIPPEHFYRDFCIARQGEIAEFWRSGGQTGRPLFYPRTFEDIRYAMEGFARTYRIAGVGKGDVVHNSFPLGIHPAGHMWARSAFDDGIGVNWVGSGAAAPSAMQIQLLDAMKPTCWMGMSSYGIHLANLAAAAGIDLANGPVEKVLCTAEPMSAAKRDKLQRMWGADVYDCFGMTECSMMAGESADHDGLHVWTDFTVIEVLDADTLEPVAKGKPGLLIMTSLYTNNATPFLRWNAGDIVSFHEEGATEGPYGVFPMIRHAHRTAGFFKIRGMNVNHSEFEDFMFAIKEVGDFKAEACATDGVDLFRVTVEITRGADAEAMAIRLVEMTRETFELTPEVVVVEQGTLAKEFENSVKAPRFADRRSESG; from the coding sequence ATGGTCCTGGCGTTGCCGGAGAGCCGCGACGAAATCCAAAAGATCCAAAGCGCGCGCAAGAAAGTCGCCGTCGAGAACGCAAAGCGGGCGCCCTTTTTTTGCGGCAAGCTCGACCATATCGACGTAGATCGACTCGACGATCCGGACGAATGGCGCAAGATCCCGATCCTCGACAAGGACATGTTGCGCGCCATTCCGCCGGAACATTTCTACCGCGACTTTTGCATCGCGCGCCAAGGTGAGATCGCTGAATTTTGGCGTTCGGGTGGGCAGACCGGGCGTCCTTTGTTCTACCCACGTACCTTCGAGGATATTCGCTACGCGATGGAGGGTTTTGCCCGTACTTACCGCATTGCGGGCGTGGGCAAGGGCGATGTCGTGCACAATTCCTTTCCGCTGGGAATTCATCCCGCCGGACATATGTGGGCGCGGAGCGCTTTCGATGACGGGATCGGAGTCAATTGGGTTGGGTCGGGTGCGGCGGCGCCGTCGGCGATGCAGATCCAGCTCCTGGACGCAATGAAGCCGACCTGTTGGATGGGGATGAGCAGCTATGGCATCCATTTGGCCAACCTGGCCGCGGCGGCGGGAATCGACCTCGCCAACGGACCCGTTGAGAAGGTCTTGTGCACCGCCGAGCCGATGTCGGCCGCCAAGCGCGATAAGCTGCAGCGCATGTGGGGTGCCGACGTCTACGACTGTTTCGGAATGACCGAGTGCAGCATGATGGCGGGCGAAAGCGCGGACCATGACGGCCTGCATGTGTGGACCGATTTTACCGTCATCGAAGTACTCGACGCGGATACGCTCGAACCGGTCGCCAAAGGCAAACCGGGCCTCCTGATAATGACGTCGCTTTATACCAACAACGCGACGCCATTCCTGCGCTGGAACGCGGGCGACATCGTCAGCTTTCACGAGGAGGGGGCGACCGAGGGCCCCTACGGTGTCTTTCCCATGATCCGCCATGCCCACCGAACGGCCGGGTTTTTCAAAATCCGTGGCATGAACGTGAATCATTCCGAATTCGAAGATTTCATGTTCGCCATCAAAGAGGTCGGGGACTTCAAGGCGGAAGCGTGCGCCACCGATGGCGTCGATCTGTTTCGCGTTACCGTCGAGATCACACGTGGTGCCGATGCGGAGGCGATGGCGATACGCTTGGTCGAGATGACCCGCGAGACCTTCGAGTTGACGCCGGAAGTGGTGGTGGTCGAACAGGGAACCCTGGCGAAGGAATTCGAGAACAGTGTCAAGGCGCCGCGTTTTGCCGACCGGCGGTCGGAGTCGGGGTGA
- a CDS encoding epoxyqueuosine reductase, with amino-acid sequence MGRQPGISAAEVKKMAKDFGADLVGIASADTLNAFPPDPRWPQTPERISPYCRSVVVIVSRIPVAAFRCKSTIPVQYLDMLVLRRLDRIAYRLAESLEDRGYPSFVTAAQETDWNYKKASYGRLSTRHLGIEAGLGTFGLEVNILTPEFGPRLYLTGVLTEAELEPDTPMTEQVCIGESCSRCLYSCPSDAVLHFGIDKRGCATEAQEFGYMTATAMFEKFTDADRKKKQAMVRSRDLFGFWQGLLRVVGSFGDCPRCLAVCPVGNDYHAYLAGPQKTIPEKTEEKVAKAKAYKDARRSDAPIDGLNEWNIRWVGPEGYKGIVARQLQTFKKAQQARAAEAMDGKGE; translated from the coding sequence ATGGGTCGACAGCCGGGCATCTCGGCGGCAGAGGTCAAGAAGATGGCCAAGGATTTTGGCGCCGATCTGGTCGGGATCGCGTCGGCAGACACACTCAACGCCTTCCCGCCCGATCCACGCTGGCCGCAGACACCGGAGCGCATTTCGCCTTACTGCAGAAGCGTGGTCGTCATCGTATCGCGCATTCCGGTCGCGGCCTTTCGATGCAAGTCGACGATTCCCGTCCAATATCTGGACATGCTGGTATTGCGGCGCCTGGACCGGATCGCTTACCGCCTCGCCGAATCGCTCGAAGATCGTGGCTACCCCAGCTTCGTCACCGCCGCGCAGGAGACCGACTGGAATTACAAGAAGGCAAGCTATGGCCGGCTGAGTACACGTCACCTGGGCATTGAGGCGGGGCTCGGGACATTCGGCTTGGAGGTCAATATTCTGACCCCCGAATTCGGCCCGCGGCTCTACCTGACTGGCGTCCTCACCGAAGCGGAACTCGAGCCCGATACGCCGATGACGGAACAGGTCTGCATTGGCGAATCTTGCTCGCGGTGCCTGTATTCCTGTCCCTCCGATGCGGTGTTGCATTTCGGCATCGACAAGCGCGGATGCGCGACCGAGGCGCAGGAATTCGGTTATATGACGGCGACCGCGATGTTCGAAAAATTCACCGACGCCGATCGCAAAAAAAAGCAGGCGATGGTCCGATCGCGCGATTTGTTCGGGTTTTGGCAAGGGTTGCTGCGTGTTGTCGGATCGTTTGGGGATTGCCCCCGGTGTCTCGCCGTGTGCCCGGTGGGCAACGACTATCATGCCTACCTGGCCGGGCCGCAAAAGACGATTCCCGAGAAGACCGAGGAAAAAGTTGCCAAGGCCAAGGCATACAAGGATGCGCGACGAAGTGACGCGCCCATCGACGGTCTCAATGAATGGAACATCCGCTGGGTCGGCCCAGAGGGGTACAAGGGCATCGTGGCGCGCCAACTACAGACCTTCAAGAAGGCCCAACAGGCACGCGCCGCCGAGGCAATGGACGGAAAGGGCGAATAG
- a CDS encoding SDR family oxidoreductase, with protein MHQRNRVLVTGGSGFLGSHLCRRLISEGNEVLCVDNFYSGTKDNITDLLNHPHFELHRHDITFPLYAEIDEIYNLACPASPSHYRNAPTQTIKTCVHGSINMLGLAKRTGARILQASTSEVYGDPAVHPQKEDYWGNVNPIGARACYNEAKRCAETLFFDYQRQFGTDIKVVRIFNTYGPYMHENDGRVVSNFIVQALKGEDITIYGDGQQTRSFCYADDMIEGVMRMMKSPEGCSGPINLGMPDECRIGELAEEIVTLTGSSSKLLSRPLPEDDPQRRCPDISLAREVLDWSPTTSRDEGLRRTIDYFERALKTSA; from the coding sequence GTGCATCAAAGAAACCGGGTGCTGGTAACCGGTGGATCGGGCTTTCTCGGCTCGCATCTATGCCGACGGCTCATTTCCGAAGGCAACGAGGTCCTGTGTGTCGATAATTTCTATTCCGGCACCAAGGACAACATCACCGACCTTCTCAACCATCCGCACTTTGAGCTTCATCGGCACGACATAACCTTTCCGCTCTACGCCGAAATCGACGAAATTTACAACCTCGCCTGCCCCGCATCGCCGAGCCATTACCGAAACGCCCCGACGCAGACCATCAAGACCTGCGTCCACGGTTCGATAAACATGCTGGGTTTGGCAAAGCGCACCGGGGCGCGAATTCTGCAGGCCTCGACATCGGAGGTTTATGGCGATCCGGCCGTCCATCCGCAGAAAGAGGACTACTGGGGCAATGTGAACCCGATCGGCGCGCGGGCCTGCTACAACGAAGCCAAGAGGTGCGCCGAAACGCTGTTCTTCGACTATCAGCGCCAATTCGGCACAGACATAAAGGTGGTCCGCATCTTCAACACTTATGGTCCGTACATGCACGAAAACGACGGGCGGGTCGTATCGAACTTCATCGTTCAGGCCCTGAAGGGCGAAGACATCACCATTTATGGCGACGGCCAACAAACGCGATCGTTCTGTTATGCCGACGATATGATCGAAGGCGTCATGCGCATGATGAAGAGTCCGGAAGGCTGTAGCGGCCCGATCAATCTGGGCATGCCGGACGAGTGCCGAATTGGAGAGCTGGCCGAAGAAATCGTGACGTTGACCGGTTCGTCCTCGAAACTTCTCTCTCGACCATTGCCGGAAGATGATCCGCAACGCCGCTGTCCGGATATCTCACTCGCCCGGGAGGTCTTGGACTGGTCACCGACGACATCGCGGGACGAAGGGCTGCGGCGCACGATCGACTACTTCGAACGGGCCTTGAAAACGAGCGCTTAG